The segment aattgcaagaaaaaagtcgttaatttgtgagaaaagtcgttaatttgcgagaaaaaagtcgttaATTTGTGAGAAAACAGTTgttaatttgtgagaaaaaaagttgttaaattgcgagaaaaaagtcgttaAAATTCAAAATTAAAGCCATTATACTACGAGATTAAAGTCtttaatttgtgagaaaaagtcgttaatttgtgagaaaaaagtcattaatttgtgagaaaaaaagtcattaaattgcaagaaaaaagtcgttaATTTGCGAGAGAAAAGTCgttaatttgtgagaaaaaagtcgttaatttgtgagaaaaaaagttgttaaattgcgagaaaaaagtcattaatttgtgagaaaaaagtcgttaAAATTCGAAATTAAAGCCATTATACTACGAGATTAATATCgttaatttgtgagaaaaagtcgttaatttgtgagaaaaaagtcattaatTTGTGAGAAAAGTCGTTAATgtgcgagaaaaaagtcgttaatttgtgagaaaaaagttgttaaattgtgagaaaaaaagtcattaatttgtgagaaaaaagtcgttaAAATTCGAAATTAAAGCCATTATACTACGAGATTAAAGTCtttaatttgtgagaaaaaagttgttaaatttcgagaaaaaaagttGTTAAACTGCGAGAATAAACAATCATTTCCTGACAAATTGTGCTTTTAATTCGAAATGTGAAAATGGTCAGTAACTACAACGATGTCTTGGATttgtataatcaaagctttctgACGTTCAGGTGAGTTTTCTCATTCAGGAAATAATTTTTCCCATCATTCTGACAccccatgaatgcagtatttaaatttaactagcgATCATGCATGTTGACAAATCAATGTTTCTTACATCTGTGTCATAGCacctatttatagcaatatttcaATAGACAGTTCAGGCACTTAAGTGGCATTGAAATGAGGCACTGAAATTTGGGTTCTGTTTCGGTCCGGAACATACCGGTCATACTGGCACTGGGTTTCGGTAGCCAACCCTACACACCTGTGTTTATTCTCGCAATTTAACAACATTTCTCGCAATTTAACAATTTTAATCTCaaggtgttttttttgtttgtgtggcCCTAATCCTCTTCAGTACATAAGtgctaaaagacaaaaaaaaaaaaaaaaaaaaaagtttttgccttgtttccagccaaaatatctaaaattcttaaaccaagaaggattttctagacaagaaaaaaataaataaataaataaaaattctaaaaaatataaattaatattaagtgagtgtttgcttgaaacaagcaaaataatctgcaaaaGGGGTACGAAAAATAaccttatttcaagcagacaactaaataatttttcttaccccattggcagattattttgctggtttcaagcaaaaactcacttaattttggcttatttttttctgaaaacaaaacattatttccttgtctagaaaatccatctgacttaagaatttttagatattttggttggaaacaagacaacaattctaagtaagaaaaggattttttgcagtgcaatacTGAAACTTACAGTTTTAGGAAAAACATCCCACCTCTACTTATCTCCTAGTAAATAATTAGACGCAACTtgagttgaaatattttattaagtAATTAGATGCTCGTTAAATTAAAGCTTCAATGAAAACACGTATTGCAGCTTTGCATCAAGATTAATTAACAAATTCAAACAAGAATTCAAAGGTTATAGAGTCGTAAAGCTtgcggtcaaaaaaaaaatctagtaacAAAACCACAGGAACATAAACATCGCAGTAATGAATGAGAACTGAACAGAGCACAACTGAAAATGAAGACTGTAGAGACACAGAGGACAGATCTCACACTATTGAGACACATGACAAAGACTGATCTGAGCAAACGGTGTAACAGACTAACATCCCAAACCCAGAAACAGACAGGACGCACATTCAGTCtgagctaaaataaaaaataatggatgttcctcatcatcatcatcatctggaTCCAGAGCCGTTGATCTGCTCAGATTCTGAATGATTTTACTCttaaataataaatcatgttAAACATTGTGAATATGAAGACAgacttatttgtatttatttgtgttatGTGCCCAGTGCATATAGTTTCAAAGTAGCTTTACGGAAATCTGTGTCTTTCAGTTTCAGCAGCTTTACAGAAACAATGCTTTAATGAATCCTGAGAGGAATCATATTCATGAAATGAATGTTCATATGACAATAATTATAATGCAAAGTTGCCTAATGCATCCATTTGTGAAAACAGGTCTGAAATGTATTCATGCTGAATAGTTAAGCTTTCTATTGTTGTATGTTTTGTTATgatatatttggccgagatacaactacagaatttaaaatctgagggtgtaaaaaaaatctaaatatgaaggaaaaattgcctttaaagttatccaaatgaagttcttagcattgcatattactaatcacaaattaagatgtgatatatttacagtaggaaacagTAGGAAACTCAAAGAATctacaaaacataatttttgccattaaaaaaaaaatctatattttcgaccatttcaatgcatttttggctattgctacaaatatatccgtgctacttttgactggttttgtgtgagGTTTCCTTCGAATAatctgtttttgtgttttaacagaggaaaaataaagtcatatttgGGACATAAATGAGATTTCTGTGTGAGCTGTCTCTTTAAAGATCGTTAGAAACATTAAAAGCTGAAGTGTTGCTCTCACCTCTGAACATAGTCTCatactttaactgaaataaagaaaataagtGTTAGGATCATTTCTATTGTTTATGAGTTGTTTATACGTTTAATATCCTGAACACCATCATCATCGCATCTGTGTGATTAAATAAGAAAACAGATGAGTGTTGAGAGAGATTGAGCTGATTTACTTCATCAGAATGACAGAGGATCTCATGATGAAGTTCATCCACACAGAGAGACGTGACGAGACGATCAGATGAGACAGAAATAGCAGGATACATCAGTCTTTGAGGATCTGATGGATCTACGATCAGACGCCTGCCCTGCTCCAAACCAAACAATAGAGAATCAACTAATGTATCTGAGTGAATAATGGTGTAGTTTAAGGACAGAAACACACTGACCTGAGAATACCAGCTCTGATCACAGTCTGAATTATTAGTTAGATTCATTATAACAGGCAGAATCTGATACACAAAACCCATTGGAGTCTGAATCTCTGAGCACGACACTGTGATGCTATACATGCTTCAATGctgaaaataaaaatctaatgTTTAAGTGTTTACTAAACATTTAAACAGTAATGGTTTTAGCAGTAAAAGACAGCAAACCTAAGCATTTAACATGAGCAATAGCCAAAAAGTGACATTCTTCCTAAGATATGATGTTGACGTAGCCAATATtatcattttagtactttaaccaAGATTCTTGCCAATATAACATAGGCTACTTTtcaacaaatcaaaacaaatcaaCTTAcaacaatcaataaaaaaaactcGTTTTCTAATAGGCTATATCCATACACTCCACATTTTTCTTATAATAAATAAGCACAGCATATATATCTTAACTTCAACAAGACACTTTCTCTTTATCAACTGTATTgataaactgtttatttttttatatttgttagcTCCATTGTTCATTATATTCCAGGTAAATGTTCACTGCGAAATTAGAATTAAAATGAGAACTTGAATTTCTATTTCCATTTTTTGTCCTCTGTGAAATTGCTTATACGCTTCATTCATTAAGTCATTCTGTTGCTGACTTTTTGTTTTGAAAAATAGCCTATAAGCGACCGTATTCTTAACAATCCATCCTAAATATAAAATTCTTAATCTATAAAAACCGCTTCAAGGTCAGTTGTAATTGCAGGTGTTTTAAAATGTACTGCATACCTTAAATCGCCTTCTTCCTCGGTCACAGTAAGTGCAGGAATCCTGTGGCACACGAGTCTGTTGTTGCGCGAGCAATTATATGAGCGGGATATTCGTGAGGTAACTGTAtgtgacgaaggagcgcgctctaTTTAACGCTATTTAACGCGCATGCCTACAAGACCTTTTTTAATATTCCGGTGTTATGTTCTGTTCCTCCGTCAGGTTTTCAAAGTGGGGGGTGCTTTTCAGTTTCTTCTTCGGTCCACcgaaggggttttggccactttcccagacTGAGCAGCCTGATCCGACTGGAAAACCAGTTTAATGATATGTGTGTTTTAAGAGGACATTTCAAGTTTCAAGTTCTGGAGGTGTGATCTTTATGTGCTGTACTGTAGTActgtatttactatagtaaactCTAGTTAACTATAGCATATTGTATTCAATTATAGTATTTACTACACTTTGTTAACTTATACTATAGTATTGAGTTCATTAACTATAGTAAACTTTAGAATTTACTATAATAACTGAAGTAAATGATAGTATTTACTACACTTTGTTAACTTATACTATAGTATTGAGTTCATTAACTATAGTAAACTTTAGAATTTACTATAATAACTGAAGTAAATTATAGTATTTACTACACTTTGTTAACTTATACTATAGTAGTAAATACTACAGTTTACTTCAGTTACTATAGTAAATTCTAAAGTTTACTATAGTATTTACTAGTGTCAGGATTAtatcttgttctgttctgttctcctagtgtttttccccctatgtttccagttctcatggtttagtccttgtcttcccctctagttttgtttccatttggtttgttcttgtccatatttgtatttccccctcgttatcctgttacctgtatcttgtttgtgaccacgcccccgtttcagtatatttaagacTCTGTGTTTGCACTCCCTGTTTGTTGGTCAATGTATATGTTACCTTTGTTTGTTTGGCTTTATGTGCCCGTTTCttactcccggttttgtttatttttgtatcagtttcagtgttttgttttaataaactttatttgttCAGTTACTCtggttctcctcatccatcttcactcctcaaccagccagactgtgacacatAGTTAATCAACTTACTCTAGTCAATACACTTTGTTAActtatactaaagtatttatttcaTTAACTACAGTAAACTTCAGAATTTACTACACTATGTTAACTTATACTACAGTATTGAGTTCATTAACTATAGTAAACTTTAGAATTTACTATAGTAACTGAAGTAAATTGTAGTATTTACTACACTTTAACTTATACTACAGTATTGAGTTCATTAACTATAGTAAACTTTAGAATATACTATAGTAACTGAAGTAAATGATAGTATTTACTACACTTTGTTAACTTATACTACAGTATTGAGTTCATTAACTATAGTAAACATTAGAATTTACTGTGGTAACTGTAGTAAATTATAGTATTTACTACACTTTGTTAACTTATACTACAGTATTGAGTTCATTAACTATAGTAAACTTTAGAATTTACTATAGTAACTGAAGTAAATTGCACTATTTACTACACTTTAAATTATACTACAGTATTGAGTTCATTAACTATAGTAAACTTTAGAATATACTATAGTAACTGAAGTAAATGATAGTATTTACTACACTTTGTTAACTTATACTACAGTTTTGAGTTCATTAACTATAGTAAACTTTAGAATTTACTATAGTAACTGAAGTAAATGATAGTATTTACTACACTTTGTTAACTTATACTATAGTATTGAGTTCATTAACTATAGTAAACTTTAGAATTTACTATAGTAACTGAAGTAAATGATAGTATTTACTACACTTTGTTAACTTATACTACAGTATTGAGTTCATTAACTATAGTAAACTTTAGAATTTACTATAGTAACTGAAGTAAATGATAGTATTTACTACACTTTGTTAACTTATTCTACAGTATTGAGTTCATTAACTATAGTAAACTTTAGAATTTACTATAGTAACTGAAGTAAATGATAGTATTTACTACTTTGTTAACTTATACTACAGTATTGAGTTCATTAACTATAGTAAACTTTAGAATTTACTATAGTAACTGAAGTAAATGATAGTATTTACTACACTTTGTTAACTTATACTACAGTATTGAGTTCATTAACTATAGTAAACTTTAGAATTTACTATAGTAACTGAAGTAAATGATAGTATTTACTACACTTTGTTAACTTATACTACAGTATTGAGTTCATTAACTATAGTAAACTTTAGAATTTACTATAGTAACTTTAGTAAATGGTAGTATTTACTACACTTTGTTAACTTATACTACAGTATTGAGTTCATTAACTATAGTAAACATTAGAATTTACTATGGTACCCGTAGTAAATTATAGTATTTACCAGGGGTGCCGCTAAGcgggggtaagttaggacaattctaagggcccacgccttttaggggccACCAGAGATCTGAATTTTAATTACCCCTTAAACTGAGCAAAATTAAAcagcgaattgaaaatacgcctaatggaaatgcaTCAATTGTGCAAAAACTTCCACATATCACAAAAATGGTTTaacgctcgcatgaggtggtttttcaggcaattcgaattTTGAAtttttcgcaaaacagcaatggaaacgttttttttttttttttttcattgttcttTGGGGAGGAACTCCATCTTTAAGTTGATCTGAATCTCACTTTATTCACTGTGAAAACTTTTGATAATGATTACAGATTTTACAGATTTATCCAGATGATATTTTATTGCTTGATGTATTATTGTGTCACATTTGGATGCAGCAtcagatctgaagatgatctacttcTTGTGAATTTTCTTTGTATGTCTGCGTAAAGCAGATAAATGATTGAAACGcctcccacattcagtgcagtgatacagtttctctccagtgtggatcctctcatgtgttttcaggtgTTCTAGCCGGCTGAAGCCCTTGTCGCATTGTGAACATATATAAGGTTTCTGTCCAGTGTGGATGCTCATGTGACTCTTAAGATGTCCTTTTTGAgcaaaactcttcccgcattgatcacatggataaggtttctctccagtatggatCCTCTCATGAGCTTTCAGATGTCCTGACTGTCTGAATCTCTGGTTGCAGTGTGAACACgtataaggtttttctccagtgtgaatcctctggtGCTGTTTTAATTGTTcagctgtagtaaaagtcttttcacattCAAAGCACATATAATCTTTCACACCAGCATGCATTTTCTGATGTTCTTTAAAACTGTGTAGATGtaagaaactctttccacacaaatgacatgaataTGGCTTCTCCTTTGCATGAACTCTCAGGTGTGTCTTCAGGCTTAAAgcccacaaaaatgttttatcacattgatcacatgcgtaCAGTTTCTCTctggtgtggatgttcatgtggacCTTAAGATGTGCtgattgtgagaaactcttcccgcactgatcacaagtgaacgatttctctccagtgtgaactctcatgtgtagCTCAAGGCGATGTTTGTTtgtcaaactctttccacactgagtgcaggtgacagATTTCTTggctctttttttctttaaatctttctgtttggtttGAGAGCGACTCATTTTGACATGATTTCTCTCATCAGCTTCATTCAATTCTCCATTCTCCTCATTATCTTCAATCAgctctgaaataaaagtaaaaaatagttAGACCTTTTCATCCCCATAGATGAACACTAGGTGACCTTTCAGGTCAGGGGTAGATGCCTTCGGGTCCCTCAGCTGTTCCCCTCATCCTAATTTAGGCCTACATAACCTTTTGTCATTCTGCTTTCACAGCAGTTCTAGCAAACAAGCACTGCACAATGTTTCATAAGCACACAAgataagtaaaatatttttctgCCACACAGAATTATCAATGAATTAATGAAGGACAAACACCAACCTGCTTGTTCTTCAGTGTGTTTGATTCTGCAGGGTTTAGgatctctcatcttctctctgtcctctttaataaactcactCTTTGCAAAGTTCAACTCTTCCTGATGATTTGATGGGAATATTTCAGCATTTATTGCTGAATGTGTGATTGTTGAGGAGATTTACTGAACATGAATTTCTGTGCGGAAAAGCAGATTAGCCAAaatcaacaataaattaaaaaggCATTAAGTGTTGTTTCTTTGTGAATCATTACCCtactatattatattactatattTAGCATCACAACTTAAGCTAATTACAGCAATATTGTGCTTAAGGGACGGTCTGACAGTTCCAGCAATTGTGTTAAATGGTCAAGAATAAGAATTAGActtcattatttttaaaatacaaaaataatttaaaaacacacaagtttgTAGTAGGGTCTAATGACAAGAATGATTTACTACAGATGAGACTTGTGTTTACTACAGATGAGATGTATAATATAAAAGTCTCACCTGTAGTAAATCATTCTTGTCATtagaaaattataaatattttagaatatataatatattataaaatatatattagaatTAACTAAAAATATGTCCCCATTCTTAAGTTTGTAGTACATTCCTAGTGTCCAGACTGACTTTCTAATACCTCTTTTCACATGGGCACAAATACAATGTTAAATCACTCTACCTCAATTATCTATTTTACATTActcattaaataaatgctttaattCACCAAAAGGTTTTTTATTCGAAATGTTTGGATATAAACatctttattttaactttattcagcAAACACTCAGTATCCGATGAAAACAAGGCAGTGTCTAACTGAGATTTACAGCATAACGGGACTTCCCTCATTTGTGAAACTGATTGTCCTGAACAACTCCGTATTCAACCCATCTTTTATAAACGGAGTAACGTTAGACACAATGATCGTTTTTGCCGGATAAACTCGGACAGTTTTTGAGTAAAATTATCTTTTCTGCAGTGAATACAAACGTTAAATAAACCTACTAGAACGTTATTCATACGTGAAACTGACAAAGAAAAAGAGGACTCACTTTCACCGGACAACTCTCTGTAACTCACACGCAGCTCCGCTCTCTAACTCGCGCATGCGCACATCGAGTGATCCTCAAAAAGCGCCGAAGTTGAAGAAAGAGCGTCTCGATCGCCCCCAGGAGGCTGAAATCAGTATAGGTCACAAACCCCACCCTCTCCATCTAATCTAATGGGACTTGAGATAAAACTGATTTATTTACACTTCAAAAATTTCCAAAGATCGGTTTTGACATTGTATGTAGATTTTCTTAGGTTGAAGCTGAAGCTGGAGTATCGGGGCTACTGTAAAAGGGCATTCAGAAATATACCCAGTTAAAACAGTCTTAGAATGTACATCTGAATAGTTTTGGATGGAAGGCAAATAACGAGGCTCATCAAACTGGAATAAGTAAATGTGCTGTGGTTATTCCCAATGTCTTTCATTGATATTCAGGTTCTAGTGAGTATAAATGATAAAATCAGAGAAGAATGTAAAGATAAAATAGATTTATATATCAGTAACTCATATAAATGGATCAAAAGATCCTGTAACAGGACACACAGCAGCAGCAATGTATAAACTTCTATTCAATAGAGTTAAGAGGAAGTGTAGGAAACAACGCAGAAGATGTGGTGAATAAAACACGTTGAGTGATGCTTGGAAAATGTGTTATAATTCTGCTGTGATACTTGTCTGGAACTATTTTCATTCGtgaatttagtaaatattttgtttaaaatgtaagtAACTTAATAACTACTATAACCACTTGCTTACTGAACTAAAACCAATCGCTGAATTTTATTTACCCCTTAAACTGAGAAAATGAaactgcgaattgaaaatacgcctaatggaaatgcaTCAATTGTGCAAAAACTTCAACATATCACAAAAATGGTTTAACGCTCGCATGAGGTgtttttttcaggcaattcgaattTTGAAtttttcgcaaaacagcaatggaaacgtttttttttttttttttttttttcattgttcttTGGGGAGGAACTCCATCTTTAAGTTGATCTGAATCTCACTTTATTCACTGTGAAAACTTTTGATAATGATTCTTTGTCATGTCACTTGCAATGAAAGATTTATCCAGATGATATTTTATTGCTTGATGCATTATTGTGTCACATTTGGATGCAGCATccgatctgaagatgatctacttacAGTGAATTTTCTTTGTGTGACTGCGTAAAGCAGATAAACGATTGAAACGcctcccacattcagtgcagtgatacggtttctctccagtgtggatcctctcatgtcttttcagggTTCCTGGCAGTCTGAAGCCCTTGTCGCATTGTGAACacatataaggtttctctccagtgtggatcctcatgtgactCTTAAGTTGTCCTTTTTGTGCAAAACTCTTCCTGCATTGGTCACATgaataaggtttctctccagtgtggattctctcatgtgttttcaggagTCCTGACtgtctgaatctcttgtcacagtgtgaacacatataaggtttttctccagtgtgaatcctctggtGAAGTTTTAATTTTTcagctgtagtaaaagtcttttcacactcaaagcacatgtaatcTTTCACACCAGCATGCATTTTCTGATGTACTTTAAAACTTTTTAGATGtaagaaactctttccacataaaTGACATGAATATGgtttctcctttgtatgaactctcaggtgtGTCTTCAGGCTTAAAgcccacaaaaatgttttatcacattgatcacatgtgtacaGTTTCTCTctggtgtggatgttcatgtggacCATAAGATGTGCtgattgtgagaaactcttcccgcactgatcacatgtgaacggtttttctccagtgtgaactctcatgtgtagCTCAAGATTATGTTTgtatgtgaaactctttccacactgagtgcaggtgaaagatttcttggctctttttttctttaaatctttctgtttggtttGAGGGCGACTCATTTTGACATGATTTCTCTCATCAGCTTCATTCAATTCTCCATTCTCCTCATTATCTTCAATCAgctctgaaataaaagtaaaaacagttAGCCCTTTTCATCCCCATAGATGAACACTAGGTGACCTTTCGTGTCAGGGGTAGATGCCTTCGGGTCCCTCAGCTGTTCCCCTCATCCTAATTTAGGCCTACATAACCTTTTGTCATTCTGCTTTCACAGCAGTTCTAGCAAACAAACACTGCACAATGTTTCATAAGCACACAAGATAAGTAAAATATTTTCTTCCACACAGCATTATCAATGAATTAATGAAGGACAAACACCAACCTGCTTGTTCTCCAGTGTGTTTGATTCTGCAGGGTTCTGGATTtctcatcttctctctgtcctcttttATAAACTCAGTCTttgcaaatgaataaaaaacgTTATTTTAACGTTATTCAGCAAAACAGGACTTTCCTCATTTGTGAAACTATTTGTTCTGAACAACTCTATTCAACTCATATTTTATAAACGGAGGAAAGTTAGACACAATGATCGTTTTTGCCAGATGAACGAAGgacagtttttgaggaaaaaaaaaatatatataattctgCACTGAATACATGTTATAAATAAAACTACTACAAAGTTATTCATACGGGAAACCTAATTATGTAAAATAAGATATGCAGGACAGCAAAAATCTAATAATAgagtttaaaatgaaaataacctACTCACTCTCACCggacaactctctctctctctcacgcagcTCCGCTCTCTAACTCGCGCATGCGCACATCGAGTGATCCTCACGAGCGCTGAAGATGAAGAAAGAGCATCTCGATCGCCCCCAGGAGGCTGGAATCAGTATAGGTCAC is part of the Garra rufa chromosome 1, GarRuf1.0, whole genome shotgun sequence genome and harbors:
- the LOC141328485 gene encoding uncharacterized protein, producing the protein MRDPKPCRIKHTEEQAELIEDNEENGELNEADERNHVKMSRSQTKQKDLKKKRAKKSVTCTQCGKSLTNKHRLELHMRVHTGEKSFTCDQCGKSFSQSAHLKVHMNIHTREKLYACDQCDKTFLWALSLKTHLRVHAKEKPYSCHLCGKSFLHLHSFKEHQKMHAGVKDYMCFECEKTFTTAEQLKQHQRIHTGEKPYTCSHCNQRFRQSGHLKAHERIHTGEKPYPCDQCGKSFAQKGHLKSHMSIHTGQKPYICSQCDKGFSRLEHLKTHERIHTGEKLYHCTECGRRFNHLSALRRHTKKIHKK
- the LOC141328436 gene encoding uncharacterized protein, translating into MRDSKPCRIKHTEEQTELTQDNEENEELREANERNHVKMSRSQTKNKDLKKKRAKKSFTCTQCGKSLINKQSLEFHMRIHTGEKPFTCDQCGKSFSRSGTFKQHMNIHTREKQYTCDQCDKTFLWASALRTHLTVHTNEKPYSCHLCGKSFLHLQKTLKRHEIIHTGEKPYTCDQCRKSFTLTGQLKRHMSIHTGEKPYKSFTCTQCGKSFTYKHNLELHMRVHTGEKPFTCDQCGKSFSQSAHLMVHMNIHTREKLYTCDQCDKTFLWALSLKTHLRVHTKEKPYSCHLCGKSFLHLKSFKVHQKMHAGVKDYMCFECEKTFTTAEKLKLHQRIHTGEKPYMCSHCDKRFRQSGLLKTHERIHTGEKPYSCDQCRKSFAQKGQLKSHMRIHTGEKPYMCSQCDKGFRLPGTLKRHERIHTGEKPYHCTECGRRFNRLSALRSHTKKIHCK